From Mus musculus strain C57BL/6J chromosome 8, GRCm38.p6 C57BL/6J, a single genomic window includes:
- the Fgl1 gene encoding fibrinogen-like protein 1 isoform X1, whose translation MGKIYSFVLVAIALMMGREGWALESENCLREQVRLRAQVHQLETRVKQQQTMIAQLLHEKEVQFLDKGSENSFIDLGGKKQYADCSEIYNDGFKQSGFYKIKPLQSLAEFSVYCDMSDGGGWTVIQRRSDGSENFNRGWNDYENGFGNFVQNNGEYWLGNKNINLLTIQGDYTLKIDLTDFEKNSSFAQYQSFKVGDKKSFYELNIGEYSGTAGDSLSGTFHPEVQWWASHQRMKFSTWDRDNDNYQGNCAEEEQSGWWFNRCHSANLNGVYYRGSYRAETDNGVVWYTWHGWWYSLKSVVMKIRPSDFIPNII comes from the exons ATGGGAAAGATTTACAGCTTCGTCCTGGTCGCCATTGCTCTGATGATGGGAAGGGAAGGTTGG GCCCTCGAGAGTGAGAACTGCTTGCGGGAGCAGGTGAGGCTCAGGGCTCAGGTGCACCAGCTTGAGACCCGGGTCAAACAACAACAGACCATGATTGCACAGCTCTTGCATGAGAAGGAAGTCCAGTTTCTGGATAAAGGATCGGAGAACAGTTTCATTGACCTTGGAGGCAAGAAGCAGTATGCAG ATTGTTCAGAGATTTACAATGACGGATTTAAGCAGAGTGGATTTTACAAAATCAAACCTCTTCAGAGCCTggcagaattctctgtttattgtGACATGTCTGATGGAGGGGGATGGACTGTAATTCAGAGACGATCTGATGGCAGTGAGAACTTTAACAG GGGTTGGAATGACTATGAAAATGGCTTTGGAAACTTTGTCCAAAACAATGGCGAATACTGGCTGGGTAACAAAAACATTAACTTGCTAACTATTCAAG gagactACACTTTAAAAATCGACCTGACAGATTTTGAGAAAAACAGCAGCTTCGCACAATACCAAAGTTTTAAAGTTGGTGATAAAAAG TCTTTTTATGAACTAAATATTGGAGAATATTCTGGCACAGCTGGAGATTCCCTGTCAGGAACTTTTCATCCTGAAGTACAGTGGTGGGCTAGTCACCAAAGGATGAAGTTCAGCACGTGGGACAGAGATAACGACAATTACCAAGGAAACTGTGCTGAGGAAGAGCAGTCTGGCTGGTGGTTTAACAG GTGTCACTCTGCAAACCTGAACGGTGTTTACTACCGTGGTTCCTACAGGGCAGAAACGGATAATGGTGTTGTGTGGTACACCTGGCATGGGTGGTGGTATTCCTTGAAATCTGTGGTTATGAAAATTAGGCCAAGTGATTTTATTCCAAATATTATTTAG
- the Fgl1 gene encoding fibrinogen-like protein 1 isoform X2 encodes MGKIYSFVLVAIALMMGREGWALESENCLREQVRLRAQVHQLETRVKQQQTMIAQLLHEKEVQFLDKGSENSFIDLGGKKQYADCSEIYNDGFKQSGFYKIKPLQSLAEFSVYCDMSDGGGWTVIQRRSDGSENFNRGWNDYENGFGNFVQNNGEYWLGNKNINLLTIQGDYTLKIDLTDFEKNSSFAQYQSFKVGDKKVSLCKPERCLLPWFLQGRNG; translated from the exons ATGGGAAAGATTTACAGCTTCGTCCTGGTCGCCATTGCTCTGATGATGGGAAGGGAAGGTTGG GCCCTCGAGAGTGAGAACTGCTTGCGGGAGCAGGTGAGGCTCAGGGCTCAGGTGCACCAGCTTGAGACCCGGGTCAAACAACAACAGACCATGATTGCACAGCTCTTGCATGAGAAGGAAGTCCAGTTTCTGGATAAAGGATCGGAGAACAGTTTCATTGACCTTGGAGGCAAGAAGCAGTATGCAG ATTGTTCAGAGATTTACAATGACGGATTTAAGCAGAGTGGATTTTACAAAATCAAACCTCTTCAGAGCCTggcagaattctctgtttattgtGACATGTCTGATGGAGGGGGATGGACTGTAATTCAGAGACGATCTGATGGCAGTGAGAACTTTAACAG GGGTTGGAATGACTATGAAAATGGCTTTGGAAACTTTGTCCAAAACAATGGCGAATACTGGCTGGGTAACAAAAACATTAACTTGCTAACTATTCAAG gagactACACTTTAAAAATCGACCTGACAGATTTTGAGAAAAACAGCAGCTTCGCACAATACCAAAGTTTTAAAGTTGGTGATAAAAAG GTGTCACTCTGCAAACCTGAACGGTGTTTACTACCGTGGTTCCTACAGGGCAGAAACGGATAA